From a region of the Victivallis lenta genome:
- a CDS encoding glycoside hydrolase family 2 protein — protein sequence MIRTFLAAGAAVFTLAAAAAADIPPFNPPPEPIAPAGTTIGPDKVRFTPPGGPEIDSGRFAAVRSLNGEWLCSGLERSATPFPAGTDAGKGCEKPGFDDSKWDKIAVPLNWYRKYPKIYKEDEPYVKGWYRKTIDLTAAELRNKAVLLRFGTVGYEATLWVNGEKAGSHHGDFVPWEIDITRFLKPGKNLLALQVFSDFGPARSKIRLGARTYGSQWSVSNIKGGIWQDVDLVFTTPVRIERLLVTPHLADDTVELDYRIENPADRPVDVEIGAAVTTALKTGPNKLNAAAAPETLRLRPGRNAGSISVRLKDPVRWEPGNPFLYYATLYLLQDGRPLTARSERFGFRDFTIRNGKFHLNGRRIYLFGENLRSVNFGGLGDEEANRKHLIDKLQGFKSLGYNIIRNAHMPALPELYRYADEIGLMIYDEWGWCFTNFIDEPEFSKRNPVELEEWLVRDYNHPSVVLWSCGNEVVHRDNPSVQRQLDRQVELVRAFDKQKRPAGSFSGSASWTSYGRDPRTTDFLDLHSYIGNGGSPWTIWNRNFDTMYNGSLRDYKIDGSRLPMPYIIWECVGFSWGGMTDRSFRPNDMKQYAKYAAKPTSWGEPNGIGYSGTIGLAKALQPGSMDYAKEVYGKRLLELMRQDERIDGFAPWFHGYRLKAATLWNQPVLVGLRDEQSIMPRGLFSGRENDFTLYIADSTDRPVPAGTAELTCVTADGRELPAGTFPTPAAEPFRVATAPVRFRVPDGVRGDAQLRLVLKVNGREISRNFYDCFVQDPAILTVPVRTAKRVVVLDTGSREDAGRTGAVLKQLGIPFAIVPGSASPGKADVAIIPAAEENAEPMKIDRKALFDWVRQGGTLLVLEQSYVTGPAVNDMAVLTSSNTFVDLVHPAHPVFKGLSQKNFDTWSGAKDGFVISGGIAPFSVNALAVKGPMLGGRSIETAILEAAVGKGAIFWTQLNAIALWGKESSASTYLRNVLEYVLGTGRFDKIEPLAANQDGSFPAVEKNLVPLDLTGHANRSFTDEADNDGKGGWTDQGSNDFRNMPLGRQKAAGVLFEIIDPAKNGGKSCIVLRGTERPNFPDAARGIPVNGRFSRLFFLHTAAWDGAEAGRYRMHYADGSTVDYPLIPGVNIGDWWNCGYLSNAMPGILRPNLSKEVGTYVAAWENPFPEKEIKTMDFLSASCPDANTINFDPSKTPVPVLIAATGERANPAPLAIDTAAKPGVWSKGGNTVKGAPLPVQSDKTAVLPDGSTGRVREITFPKASGQEAPYTFVKFDPSPWDGREYHYLTFWLKTPTAGALDLAVAEKDWESALRKSVTVGGDGPEWRKIRIPLPQMGLDKMKGRQLRGEFFLYNGSNRRFRYPRPAITFQITGIELE from the coding sequence ATGATCAGGACTTTTCTCGCAGCCGGAGCGGCCGTGTTCACGCTGGCCGCGGCAGCCGCAGCGGATATTCCGCCGTTCAATCCGCCGCCGGAGCCGATCGCCCCGGCCGGCACGACGATCGGGCCGGACAAGGTCCGCTTCACCCCGCCCGGCGGCCCGGAGATCGACAGCGGCCGCTTCGCCGCCGTCCGTTCGCTGAACGGAGAATGGCTCTGCTCGGGGCTTGAACGCTCCGCCACGCCGTTTCCGGCCGGAACCGATGCCGGCAAAGGCTGCGAGAAGCCCGGTTTCGACGATTCGAAGTGGGACAAAATCGCCGTTCCGCTCAACTGGTACCGGAAATACCCGAAGATCTATAAAGAGGACGAGCCCTATGTAAAAGGCTGGTACCGCAAAACCATCGACCTCACCGCCGCCGAACTCAGGAACAAGGCGGTCCTGCTGCGGTTCGGAACCGTCGGCTACGAAGCCACGCTCTGGGTCAACGGCGAAAAGGCCGGCAGCCACCACGGCGACTTCGTTCCGTGGGAGATCGACATCACCCGGTTCCTGAAGCCCGGAAAAAACCTTCTCGCCCTGCAGGTTTTCTCCGACTTCGGGCCGGCCCGGAGCAAAATCCGGCTCGGCGCCCGCACCTACGGTTCCCAGTGGAGCGTCAGCAACATCAAGGGCGGCATCTGGCAGGATGTCGATCTTGTCTTCACGACGCCGGTCCGCATCGAGCGGCTGCTGGTCACCCCGCATCTCGCCGACGACACGGTCGAGCTTGATTACCGGATCGAAAATCCGGCCGACAGGCCGGTCGACGTCGAAATCGGCGCCGCGGTCACCACCGCGCTGAAAACCGGGCCGAACAAGCTCAATGCCGCCGCCGCGCCCGAAACGCTCCGGCTCAGGCCCGGCAGGAACGCCGGCAGCATCTCCGTCAGGCTGAAGGACCCGGTCAGATGGGAGCCCGGCAACCCGTTCCTCTACTATGCGACCCTCTATCTGCTGCAGGACGGCAGACCGCTCACGGCCCGTTCGGAGCGGTTCGGCTTCCGCGACTTCACGATCCGGAACGGCAAATTCCATCTGAACGGCAGGCGCATCTACCTTTTCGGTGAAAATCTCCGCTCGGTCAATTTCGGCGGCCTCGGCGACGAAGAAGCGAACCGGAAGCACCTCATCGACAAGCTGCAGGGTTTCAAGAGCCTCGGATACAACATCATCCGCAACGCCCACATGCCGGCGCTGCCGGAACTTTACCGGTATGCCGACGAAATCGGCCTCATGATCTACGACGAGTGGGGCTGGTGCTTCACGAATTTCATCGACGAACCCGAATTCTCGAAACGCAATCCGGTTGAACTCGAAGAGTGGCTCGTGCGCGACTACAACCATCCGTCGGTCGTCCTGTGGTCGTGCGGCAACGAGGTCGTGCACCGCGACAACCCGTCCGTGCAGCGGCAGCTCGACCGGCAGGTCGAACTCGTCCGCGCCTTCGACAAGCAGAAGCGGCCGGCCGGGTCGTTCTCCGGCTCCGCCAGCTGGACCAGCTACGGGCGCGACCCGAGGACGACCGACTTCCTCGATCTGCACAGCTACATCGGCAACGGCGGCAGCCCGTGGACCATCTGGAACCGGAACTTCGATACGATGTACAACGGCTCGCTCCGGGATTACAAGATCGACGGCAGCCGGCTCCCGATGCCGTACATCATCTGGGAGTGCGTCGGCTTCTCCTGGGGCGGCATGACCGACCGGAGCTTCCGGCCGAACGACATGAAACAGTATGCGAAATACGCCGCCAAACCGACCAGCTGGGGCGAGCCGAACGGAATCGGCTACTCCGGCACGATCGGCCTGGCCAAAGCGCTGCAGCCCGGTTCAATGGATTACGCCAAGGAGGTTTACGGCAAACGGCTGCTCGAACTCATGCGCCAGGATGAGCGGATCGACGGCTTCGCGCCGTGGTTCCACGGCTACCGGCTCAAGGCCGCGACCCTCTGGAATCAGCCGGTTCTGGTCGGCCTGCGCGATGAGCAGTCGATCATGCCGCGCGGGCTCTTTTCCGGCCGCGAGAACGACTTCACGCTCTACATCGCCGACAGCACGGACCGGCCGGTGCCGGCCGGAACGGCCGAACTGACCTGCGTCACCGCCGACGGGCGGGAGCTTCCGGCCGGAACCTTCCCGACGCCGGCCGCAGAACCGTTCAGGGTCGCGACCGCGCCGGTCCGCTTCCGGGTGCCGGACGGCGTCCGCGGCGACGCTCAGCTCCGTCTCGTGCTGAAAGTGAACGGCAGAGAGATCAGCCGGAACTTCTACGACTGTTTCGTGCAGGACCCGGCGATCCTGACGGTTCCGGTCAGGACCGCCAAACGGGTCGTCGTCCTCGACACGGGCAGCCGCGAAGACGCCGGCCGGACCGGGGCGGTCCTGAAACAGCTGGGAATCCCCTTCGCAATCGTCCCCGGCAGCGCGTCACCCGGCAAGGCGGATGTCGCAATCATCCCGGCGGCGGAAGAAAACGCCGAACCGATGAAAATCGACCGCAAGGCCCTCTTCGACTGGGTGCGGCAGGGCGGAACGCTGCTCGTGCTGGAACAAAGCTACGTCACCGGCCCTGCCGTCAACGATATGGCCGTCCTGACGAGCAGCAACACGTTCGTCGACCTCGTCCACCCGGCCCATCCGGTATTCAAAGGGCTCTCTCAGAAGAATTTCGACACCTGGAGCGGGGCAAAGGACGGCTTCGTGATCTCGGGCGGCATCGCGCCGTTCTCGGTCAATGCGCTGGCCGTCAAGGGGCCGATGCTCGGCGGACGCAGCATCGAGACCGCGATCCTCGAAGCGGCCGTCGGCAAGGGCGCCATCTTCTGGACGCAGCTCAACGCGATCGCGCTCTGGGGCAAGGAGAGCTCGGCATCGACCTACCTGCGCAACGTGCTCGAATACGTGCTCGGAACCGGACGTTTCGACAAAATCGAGCCGCTCGCGGCCAATCAGGACGGCAGTTTTCCGGCAGTCGAAAAGAACCTCGTTCCGCTCGACCTGACCGGACATGCGAACCGCAGCTTCACCGACGAAGCCGACAACGACGGCAAGGGCGGCTGGACCGATCAGGGCAGCAACGACTTCCGCAACATGCCGCTCGGCCGGCAGAAGGCCGCCGGCGTGCTGTTCGAAATCATCGATCCGGCGAAGAACGGCGGCAAAAGCTGCATCGTCCTCCGCGGCACCGAACGCCCGAATTTCCCGGACGCGGCGCGCGGCATCCCGGTCAACGGCAGATTCAGCCGCCTCTTCTTCCTGCACACCGCCGCATGGGACGGCGCCGAAGCGGGCCGCTACCGCATGCACTATGCGGACGGAAGCACCGTCGACTATCCGCTGATTCCGGGCGTCAACATCGGAGACTGGTGGAACTGCGGCTATCTCTCCAACGCGATGCCGGGCATTCTGCGCCCGAATCTGTCGAAGGAGGTCGGCACTTATGTCGCCGCGTGGGAAAACCCGTTTCCGGAGAAGGAGATCAAAACGATGGACTTCCTCTCCGCCTCCTGTCCCGACGCGAACACGATCAACTTCGACCCGAGCAAAACGCCGGTGCCGGTTCTCATCGCCGCAACCGGGGAGAGAGCGAATCCCGCGCCGCTCGCGATCGACACGGCGGCGAAGCCGGGCGTCTGGAGCAAAGGCGGCAATACGGTCAAAGGCGCTCCCCTGCCGGTACAGTCGGATAAAACGGCCGTGCTTCCCGACGGTTCGACCGGCCGGGTGCGGGAAATCACCTTCCCGAAGGCATCCGGGCAGGAGGCTCCCTACACCTTCGTGAAATTCGATCCCTCCCCGTGGGACGGCCGCGAATATCATTACCTGACCTTCTGGCTCAAAACGCCGACGGCGGGCGCGCTCGACCTCGCCGTGGCCGAAAAGGATTGGGAAAGCGCGCTCCGCAAGTCGGTCACGGTCGGCGGCGACGGGCCGGAGTGGCGGAAAATCCGCATTCCGCTCCCGCAGATGGGCCTCGACAAGATGAAGGGCAGACAGCTGCGCGGCGAATTCTTCCTTTACAACGGCAGCAACCGCCGCTTCCGGTATCCGCGCCCGGCGATCACATTCCAGATCACCGGCATCGAACTGGAATAA
- a CDS encoding LacI family DNA-binding transcriptional regulator, with the protein MNGRKASCSIRDLARYVGLSTCTVSKVLNNRSDFKIQEETRQRVLEAARTLNYVPNVNAQRLFQKKSGIIGLLIPSQTDGDNAFADNHFVNMLAGLERPLLESGYNLLLQFNDPELKKESRYLNLFRAGSLDGLLIWGAHRSDRCYEELIAYGAPHLFITSFPHRDSDEAISFVAADYRENSEQMTRDLIADGARSILYLAGPEENSVVELMTAGIEAGIRGTAATLFTTHGLFSQNDTYRQVLRQAASREFDSIISASALMAIGASHALRELGMAPESKRWVLLDSASRTEVLPYPHRRALMNDQRIGSEAISGLIDLIEGRCARVRKTVPISIC; encoded by the coding sequence ATGAACGGCAGAAAGGCAAGCTGCAGCATCCGGGACCTGGCGCGTTACGTGGGGCTCTCGACCTGCACGGTATCGAAGGTGCTGAACAACCGCAGCGACTTCAAAATTCAGGAGGAGACCCGGCAGCGGGTCCTCGAGGCGGCGCGTACGCTCAATTACGTGCCCAACGTCAACGCGCAGCGGCTGTTCCAGAAGAAGTCCGGCATCATCGGGCTCCTGATCCCGTCGCAGACCGACGGAGACAACGCCTTCGCCGACAATCACTTCGTGAATATGCTGGCCGGACTTGAGCGGCCGCTGCTCGAAAGCGGCTACAACCTCCTGCTCCAATTCAACGACCCCGAACTTAAAAAGGAGAGCCGTTATCTGAATCTGTTCCGGGCGGGCAGCCTCGACGGGCTGCTGATCTGGGGCGCGCACCGCTCCGACCGCTGCTACGAGGAGCTGATCGCCTACGGCGCGCCGCACCTCTTCATCACGAGCTTTCCGCACCGGGACAGCGACGAGGCGATCAGCTTCGTCGCCGCCGACTACCGGGAGAATTCGGAACAAATGACGCGCGACCTGATCGCCGACGGCGCCCGGAGCATCCTCTATCTCGCCGGCCCCGAGGAGAATTCGGTCGTCGAGCTCATGACCGCCGGCATCGAGGCGGGAATCCGCGGCACGGCCGCAACGCTCTTCACGACCCACGGACTCTTTTCGCAGAATGACACCTACAGGCAGGTGCTGCGGCAGGCCGCCTCGCGTGAATTCGATTCGATCATCTCCGCCAGCGCGCTGATGGCGATCGGCGCGTCCCATGCGCTCAGAGAGCTGGGGATGGCTCCGGAGTCGAAACGCTGGGTTCTGCTCGACTCCGCCTCACGCACGGAGGTCCTGCCTTATCCGCACCGCCGCGCGCTGATGAACGACCAGAGAATCGGCAGCGAAGCGATCAGCGGCCTCATCGACCTGATCGAAGGACGCTGCGCCAGAGTCAGGAAGACCGTGCCTATCTCCATTTGCTGA
- a CDS encoding magnesium transporter CorA family protein, with amino-acid sequence MFRCYDLVDGRVQSCPEGQLGIIQVYSAPTEEEKRYLVDQCGIDEHTLISSLDEDEISRVEYEHNHIAVILKRPRNFQVDRTMAFKVSSIGAFLFKDRIIVLQAEPMPLFEHGRMPLRGNTIQGVLLRLLHHSTHHFLQHLRIIRNISDEIENKIEFAVTNKSLVNMFSLLKSLTYYESATSANQLLLIKLRNDANKIGFNEEEIDFLDDITVENKQCDNLAGIYAGILTGMSDARVSVVSNNLAGIMKYLAIINVVFMPLTVITGLGGMSEFTMMTEGIWWPHAYSALVLVMVVIGYVTYLLVKQIGMRDNGRRR; translated from the coding sequence ATGTTCAGATGTTACGATCTGGTGGACGGCCGCGTGCAGAGCTGCCCGGAGGGACAACTCGGCATCATTCAGGTTTACAGCGCTCCGACCGAGGAGGAGAAGCGCTATCTCGTCGATCAGTGCGGAATCGACGAGCACACGCTCATCTCTTCGCTCGACGAGGATGAGATTTCGCGTGTGGAGTACGAGCACAATCACATTGCGGTCATTCTGAAACGGCCGCGCAATTTTCAGGTCGACCGGACGATGGCCTTCAAGGTGTCGTCGATCGGGGCGTTTCTGTTCAAGGACCGCATCATCGTGCTGCAGGCCGAGCCGATGCCGCTTTTCGAGCACGGCCGCATGCCGCTGCGCGGAAACACGATCCAGGGGGTGCTGCTGCGGCTGCTGCATCATTCGACCCATCACTTTCTGCAGCATCTGCGGATCATCCGCAACATCTCGGATGAAATCGAGAACAAGATCGAGTTCGCAGTGACGAACAAGTCGCTCGTGAACATGTTTTCGCTGTTGAAGAGCCTGACCTATTACGAGAGCGCCACGAGCGCGAACCAGTTGCTGCTCATCAAGCTGCGGAACGATGCGAACAAGATCGGCTTCAACGAGGAGGAGATCGATTTTCTCGACGACATCACCGTCGAAAACAAGCAGTGCGACAACCTCGCCGGCATTTATGCGGGGATTCTGACCGGCATGTCCGACGCGCGCGTGTCGGTGGTCAGCAACAACCTCGCCGGGATCATGAAATATCTGGCGATCATCAACGTGGTGTTCATGCCGCTGACGGTCATCACCGGGCTCGGCGGCATGTCGGAGTTCACGATGATGACCGAAGGCATCTGGTGGCCGCATGCGTACAGCGCGCTCGTGCTGGTCATGGTCGTGATCGGCTATGTGACCTATCTCCTGGTCAAACAGATCGGCATGCGCGACAACGGAAGGAGGCGGTGA
- a CDS encoding DUF2157 domain-containing protein encodes MSTAVKKTKYRASASSRGRERLQRVNRRFDLCAGILALLIVIAMIASFRQTYELGANRPEGFATWFLLFLAYLPLEIVGLVSWLFGLQDSALVHMLVERHQALALGVFDLAMLAAVWSAIRFYFGRRYGVNWVRTATTFLTILAVWGGFQLCCMAAVVIWSKGGFSPLHRHLRRETEPERVIIVKPDAEKVPEEAPMPKNP; translated from the coding sequence ATGAGCACGGCAGTTAAAAAGACGAAGTACCGCGCTTCGGCGAGCAGCCGCGGGCGCGAGCGGCTCCAGCGGGTGAACCGCCGCTTCGACCTCTGCGCCGGAATTCTGGCGCTGCTGATCGTGATCGCGATGATCGCGAGCTTCCGGCAGACCTACGAGCTCGGCGCGAACCGGCCGGAGGGGTTTGCTACCTGGTTCCTTCTGTTTCTGGCCTATCTGCCGCTTGAGATCGTCGGCCTGGTCTCCTGGCTGTTCGGCCTGCAGGATTCGGCGCTGGTCCATATGCTCGTCGAACGGCACCAGGCGCTGGCGCTCGGCGTATTCGACCTGGCGATGCTGGCAGCGGTCTGGAGCGCGATCCGCTTCTATTTCGGCCGCCGCTACGGCGTGAACTGGGTGCGGACGGCGACGACTTTCCTGACCATTCTCGCAGTCTGGGGGGGATTTCAGCTCTGCTGCATGGCTGCGGTCGTCATCTGGTCGAAGGGCGGCTTTTCGCCGCTGCACAGACACCTGCGCCGCGAGACGGAGCCCGAACGGGTGATCATCGTGAAGCCGGATGCGGAAAAAGTGCCGGAAGAGGCGCCGATGCCGAAAAATCCATAG
- a CDS encoding DUF4091 domain-containing protein, whose amino-acid sequence MQCKVTTSLEKIFDDAGSPVFPVIERDVAAKGEVYSFQIVLTGEPGWYRVVLDGALNARIRTVDSVPVRLAADNEEPYFLRTAPGLYPDLLNRLEDGDSFRILPRQPRVLWVTVPVPEDCVPGEYELGFSFFSRQGEELCARCVFTLQTVDVTLPPQELIRYEWFHSDCLAAYYGVESWSEKHWEILEAFARNAVRHGINALYTPLWTPPLDTEVGAERPTCQLLEIGYDPATGGYTFNFDRLGRFLEMGKRLGFRRFGMSHLFTQWGARFTPKIVCTLPDGSEVKRFGWHVSSEDPSYAEFLKALMPGLLAFLCGNGAGEMCFFSVSDEPSMEHFDSYRRAVELVTPLLEGLPTIEALSNYDFYERGLVKHPVPANNHIEPFVGNVAGLWSYYCCGQQHLVPNRMIAMPSARNRIMGTLCYVYDLAGFLQWGFNFYYSQYSRRFIDPFACTDAGGAFPAGDPFIVYPGENGEPLDSIRHEVFADGLQDLRALRLLEKKIGRERTLAFLREGRGEAFSMTDYPRDAEFLNRLRPRIYAALTGA is encoded by the coding sequence ATGCAGTGCAAGGTAACGACCTCGCTTGAGAAGATTTTTGACGATGCCGGTTCTCCGGTGTTTCCGGTCATCGAACGGGATGTCGCGGCGAAGGGGGAAGTGTACTCCTTCCAGATCGTCCTGACCGGGGAGCCGGGCTGGTACCGGGTTGTGCTCGACGGAGCGCTCAACGCCCGGATACGGACGGTCGATTCGGTTCCGGTCCGCCTTGCCGCGGACAATGAGGAACCGTATTTTCTGCGGACGGCGCCGGGGCTCTACCCGGATCTCCTGAACCGTCTCGAGGACGGCGACAGCTTCCGGATTCTTCCGCGCCAGCCGCGCGTACTCTGGGTGACGGTCCCGGTGCCGGAGGATTGCGTGCCGGGCGAATATGAACTCGGCTTTTCGTTTTTCTCCAGGCAGGGGGAAGAGCTGTGCGCCCGGTGCGTGTTCACGCTTCAGACGGTCGATGTCACGCTGCCGCCGCAGGAACTGATCCGCTACGAGTGGTTCCATTCCGACTGCCTCGCCGCGTATTACGGCGTGGAAAGCTGGAGCGAAAAACACTGGGAGATCCTCGAAGCTTTCGCCCGGAATGCGGTTCGTCACGGAATCAACGCGCTTTACACGCCGCTCTGGACGCCGCCGCTCGACACCGAAGTCGGCGCCGAACGGCCGACCTGCCAGCTGCTGGAGATCGGCTACGATCCGGCAACCGGCGGTTACACCTTCAATTTCGATCGGCTCGGGCGCTTTCTCGAGATGGGAAAACGGCTTGGTTTCCGCCGCTTCGGCATGAGCCATCTGTTCACGCAGTGGGGGGCGCGTTTCACGCCGAAGATCGTCTGCACGCTGCCGGACGGCAGTGAAGTGAAGCGTTTCGGCTGGCATGTCAGCTCGGAGGACCCGTCCTATGCGGAGTTCCTGAAGGCACTGATGCCGGGGCTGCTCGCGTTCCTGTGCGGGAACGGGGCAGGGGAGATGTGCTTCTTCTCCGTCTCCGACGAGCCGTCAATGGAGCATTTCGACAGCTACAGGCGGGCCGTGGAGCTTGTGACGCCGCTGCTGGAGGGACTCCCGACCATCGAGGCGCTTTCCAACTACGATTTTTACGAACGCGGCCTTGTGAAGCACCCGGTCCCGGCGAACAACCACATCGAGCCCTTCGTCGGCAACGTCGCCGGGTTGTGGAGCTACTACTGCTGCGGACAGCAGCACCTGGTTCCGAACCGGATGATTGCGATGCCGTCGGCGCGGAACCGGATCATGGGGACGCTCTGTTACGTTTACGATCTGGCCGGTTTCCTGCAGTGGGGGTTCAACTTCTACTATTCGCAGTATTCGCGGCGGTTCATCGACCCGTTCGCCTGCACCGATGCCGGCGGGGCGTTTCCGGCCGGAGACCCGTTCATCGTGTATCCGGGGGAGAACGGCGAACCGCTCGACTCGATCCGCCACGAGGTGTTCGCGGACGGGCTGCAGGATCTCCGCGCATTGCGGCTGCTTGAGAAGAAGATCGGCCGGGAGCGGACGCTGGCTTTCCTTCGGGAAGGGCGCGGCGAGGCGTTCAGCATGACCGATTATCCGCGCGACGCGGAGTTCCTGAACCGCCTGCGGCCGCGGATTTACGCCGCGTTGACCGGAGCTTGA
- a CDS encoding glycosyltransferase family 9 protein, with protein MKKTVKRILVVKPSSLGDILHVFPALELLHRNFPGAELDYLVHPAFAEILDYSPFPVSRRILFNRKRLGKLPTLIPEFLHLVREIRRNRYDLVIDFQGLTRSAIFAAAAKGGPVIGFARPREPAARLGYRRSFDVPAGHAVERNAALVNALTGGNAPVPMLVLPENPANAAAFRRLAGAVPAELVVLLPGSRWKTKKFPPALFADVIRRVHAEKPECVFAVLGASSDRKEQEMIRQEVGPGFPLLELAGRTSLGVMMEALRSARLVLSNDSGPMHAAAALNKPVFGFFGPTDPAKTGPYGKIHRIYQRRPGCLNCLKRSCPKGELSCHRLDTVQIANDCIQILTTGD; from the coding sequence GTGAAAAAAACGGTAAAACGCATTCTGGTGGTCAAGCCGAGCAGCCTGGGAGACATCCTGCATGTTTTCCCCGCGCTGGAGCTGCTGCACCGTAATTTCCCGGGAGCGGAGCTCGATTACCTCGTGCATCCGGCGTTTGCGGAAATCCTCGATTACAGCCCGTTCCCGGTTTCGCGCCGGATTCTCTTCAACCGGAAACGGCTCGGCAAGCTGCCGACCCTGATCCCGGAGTTCCTGCACCTTGTGCGGGAGATCCGCCGGAATCGCTACGACCTGGTCATCGACTTCCAGGGGCTGACCCGCAGCGCGATCTTTGCGGCCGCGGCCAAAGGCGGCCCGGTGATCGGCTTCGCCCGTCCGCGCGAACCGGCGGCCCGGCTCGGCTACCGCCGGAGCTTCGACGTGCCGGCCGGGCATGCGGTCGAGCGTAACGCAGCTCTCGTCAATGCGCTCACCGGCGGGAACGCCCCGGTTCCGATGCTGGTCCTTCCGGAAAATCCGGCCAATGCCGCCGCGTTCCGCCGGCTGGCCGGAGCCGTGCCGGCGGAACTGGTCGTCCTGCTGCCCGGCAGCCGGTGGAAGACCAAGAAGTTCCCCCCCGCCCTGTTTGCCGATGTGATCCGCCGGGTCCATGCGGAAAAACCGGAATGCGTGTTCGCCGTCCTCGGAGCATCGTCCGACCGGAAAGAACAGGAGATGATACGTCAGGAAGTCGGTCCCGGTTTTCCGCTCCTCGAGCTGGCGGGCAGGACTTCGCTCGGCGTCATGATGGAAGCGCTCCGCAGCGCCCGGCTCGTTCTCAGCAACGATTCAGGGCCGATGCACGCGGCGGCGGCGCTCAACAAACCGGTGTTCGGCTTCTTCGGCCCCACCGATCCGGCCAAGACCGGTCCGTACGGGAAAATACACCGCATCTACCAGCGTCGCCCGGGCTGTCTGAACTGCCTGAAGCGCAGCTGTCCGAAGGGTGAACTCTCCTGTCACCGGCTCGACACCGTCCAAATCGCCAACGACTGCATCCAAATTCTGACCACAGGAGATTAA
- a CDS encoding metallophosphoesterase family protein encodes MAKYAILSDIHSNYDALKVVLEKCRELEIDHYVSLGDIVGYNADPQRCVREVYELNCVARVRGNHDEYTSNGNIEMSGFNPHAKKAIEWTRAHLDEDERAWIGSAPFRSTMQECNTTLVHATLDSPENWGYIFDAHHAADNFNYQFTSLCFCGHSHVPVAFCKKPIATNLEELEEWNYNPEIEDDNFDYTLADELPVEVKVGYKYLFNVGSIGQPRNRDPRASFAVLDTVSRYVTRYRLPYDIASQQQKILDAGLPERLALRLANGS; translated from the coding sequence ATGGCAAAGTACGCAATCCTCAGTGACATCCACTCCAACTACGATGCATTGAAGGTCGTTCTGGAGAAATGCCGTGAGCTGGAAATCGACCATTATGTTTCGCTCGGCGACATCGTCGGCTACAATGCGGATCCGCAGCGTTGCGTGCGCGAGGTGTATGAACTGAACTGCGTGGCCCGGGTCCGCGGCAACCATGACGAGTACACCTCCAACGGCAACATCGAGATGTCCGGCTTCAATCCGCACGCGAAGAAGGCGATCGAGTGGACGCGCGCGCATCTCGACGAGGACGAACGCGCCTGGATCGGCAGCGCCCCGTTCCGCTCCACGATGCAGGAATGCAATACGACGCTCGTCCACGCAACGCTCGACTCTCCCGAAAACTGGGGATATATTTTCGACGCCCACCATGCCGCCGACAACTTCAACTACCAGTTCACCTCGCTGTGCTTCTGCGGCCACTCGCACGTGCCGGTCGCCTTCTGCAAAAAGCCGATCGCAACCAATCTCGAGGAGCTCGAAGAGTGGAACTACAACCCCGAGATCGAAGACGACAATTTCGATTACACGCTGGCCGACGAACTTCCGGTCGAAGTGAAAGTCGGTTATAAATATCTGTTCAACGTCGGCAGCATCGGGCAGCCGCGCAACCGCGACCCGCGCGCCAGCTTCGCCGTACTCGACACGGTGTCGCGTTACGTCACGCGCTACCGGCTGCCGTACGACATTGCGAGCCAGCAGCAGAAGATCCTCGACGCCGGGCTGCCCGAACGCCTTGCGCTGCGCCTCGCCAACGGCAGCTAG